A genomic region of Actinomycetota bacterium contains the following coding sequences:
- a CDS encoding LLM class F420-dependent oxidoreductase: protein MRFGVTIFLTDRSIGPAEMAREAEARGFISLFLPEHTHIPTSRATPAPMGEPLPEQYRRTLDPFVALTAAAATTQRLKLGTGICLVAQRDPIVTAKEVATLDLVSGGRFVFGIGFGWNVEEIEDHGVTYPERREVGRERVLAMKRLWTEEEASFDGKYVRIEPSWAYPKPVQKPHPPVWIGGAGGPVLFRHIAEYGDGWMPIGGRGVAKNLDALRAAVTDAGRDPASVRVVPMGTIPEPGKLEYFASLGLDEVILNVPTGTADEVLPFLDRNAKAVEQFVS, encoded by the coding sequence GACCGCTCGATCGGCCCCGCCGAGATGGCGCGTGAGGCCGAGGCGCGCGGATTCATTTCGCTGTTCCTCCCCGAGCACACTCACATCCCGACGAGCCGCGCGACGCCGGCGCCGATGGGGGAGCCGCTCCCCGAGCAGTACCGCCGCACGCTGGATCCGTTCGTTGCGCTCACCGCGGCCGCCGCGACGACCCAGAGGCTGAAGCTCGGCACCGGGATCTGTCTCGTCGCGCAACGCGATCCGATCGTCACGGCCAAGGAGGTCGCGACGCTCGATCTCGTTTCCGGCGGCCGGTTCGTGTTCGGCATCGGATTCGGGTGGAACGTCGAGGAGATCGAGGATCACGGCGTTACGTATCCCGAGCGTCGTGAGGTCGGCCGCGAGCGGGTGCTCGCTATGAAGCGGCTCTGGACCGAGGAGGAAGCGTCGTTCGACGGGAAGTACGTGCGCATCGAGCCATCGTGGGCGTATCCCAAGCCCGTCCAGAAGCCGCACCCGCCGGTGTGGATCGGCGGCGCCGGCGGGCCGGTGCTCTTCCGTCACATCGCCGAGTACGGCGACGGGTGGATGCCCATCGGTGGGAGGGGTGTTGCGAAGAACCTCGACGCGCTCCGCGCTGCGGTGACGGACGCAGGTCGCGATCCTGCGAGCGTCCGCGTCGTGCCGATGGGCACGATCCCGGAGCCCGGCAAGCTCGAGTACTTCGCGTCGCTCGGGCTCGACGAAGTCATCCTGAACGTGCCGACCGGAACCGCCGACGAGGTTCTTCCGTTCCTCGACCGCAACGCGAAGGCCGTCGAGCAGTTCGTTTCGTAG